In one Haloplanus salinus genomic region, the following are encoded:
- a CDS encoding LeuA family protein, with amino-acid sequence MRSPSSHRIQCLTTWRIRRIPRRIEFFQGTLARTGEIDGVRIFDTTLRDGEQSPRTSFSYDEKRDIAAVLDEMGTHVIEAGFPVNSDAEFEAVRDISNATDTTVCGLARVVDKDVEAALDSGVELVHVFVSTSDVQLQDSMHASREEAVDRAVSCVERIKEAGVECMFSPMDATRTDDDFLVEVVEAVSDAGTDWINIPDTCGVATPTRFMDLVRMVRENTDAEVDVHAHDDFGLAAANAIAGFEAGAAQAQVSVNGIGERAGNAAFEEVVMASEALYDVDTGIDTTRITELSRMVEDYSDIPNPPNKPVVGRNAFSHESGIHAAGVIENSDTFEPGVMTPEMVGATREFVLGKHTGTHSVRKRLKEIGYDPTDSEVRAVTRLVKDYGADKQRVTMADLRRFAREENVTREEEVRA; translated from the coding sequence ATACGAAGCCCATCCTCCCATAGGATACAATGTCTAACGACATGGAGGATTCGTCGGATACCCCGGCGGATCGAGTTCTTCCAGGGCACGTTGGCCCGCACCGGCGAAATTGACGGTGTACGAATTTTCGACACGACGCTCCGAGATGGCGAGCAGTCACCGCGCACCTCGTTCAGTTACGACGAGAAGCGTGACATCGCCGCAGTCCTTGACGAGATGGGAACCCACGTCATCGAGGCGGGGTTCCCGGTCAACTCCGACGCGGAGTTCGAGGCCGTTCGAGACATCTCGAACGCCACCGACACGACGGTGTGTGGCCTCGCCCGCGTCGTCGACAAGGACGTGGAGGCGGCGCTCGACTCCGGCGTGGAGCTGGTCCACGTCTTCGTGAGTACGAGCGACGTACAGCTACAGGACTCCATGCACGCCTCGCGGGAGGAGGCGGTCGACCGCGCGGTCAGCTGCGTCGAGCGCATCAAGGAGGCGGGCGTGGAGTGTATGTTCTCGCCGATGGACGCCACCCGTACCGACGACGACTTCCTCGTCGAGGTGGTGGAGGCGGTCAGCGACGCGGGGACGGACTGGATCAACATTCCGGACACCTGCGGGGTAGCGACGCCCACGCGCTTCATGGACCTCGTACGCATGGTCCGCGAGAACACCGACGCGGAGGTGGACGTCCACGCCCACGACGACTTCGGGCTGGCGGCGGCGAACGCCATCGCCGGCTTCGAGGCCGGGGCCGCACAGGCTCAGGTGTCGGTCAACGGCATCGGCGAACGCGCCGGCAACGCCGCTTTCGAGGAGGTCGTGATGGCCTCGGAGGCGCTGTACGACGTGGACACCGGCATCGACACCACCCGGATCACGGAGCTGTCTCGGATGGTCGAGGACTACAGCGACATCCCCAACCCGCCGAACAAGCCCGTCGTGGGGCGTAACGCCTTCTCCCACGAGAGCGGCATCCACGCCGCGGGCGTCATCGAGAACTCGGACACGTTCGAGCCGGGCGTGATGACGCCGGAGATGGTCGGTGCGACCCGCGAGTTCGTCCTCGGCAAGCACACGGGGACTCACTCGGTGCGCAAGCGCCTGAAAGAGATCGGCTACGACCCGACCGACTCGGAAGTTCGGGCGGTCACGCGGCTGGTCAAGGATTACGGCGCCGACAAACAGCGTGTGACGATGGCCGATCTTCGGCGTTTCGCCCGCGAGGAGAACGTCACCCGGGAGGAGGAGGTCCGGGCCTGA
- a CDS encoding isocitrate/isopropylmalate dehydrogenase family protein, giving the protein MSETIAVVPGDGIGHEVVPATLRVLDAVADFEYDHVEAGDAVAERTGEPLPEETLAAVTNADATLFGATGETSADVILPLRDAVDSFVNIRPARTYPGVDAVQPETDLVILRENTEGVYAGIEDRLTEDVSTLTRLITRSASRRLGEFACEYVAEQGLDGFTIAHKSNVMRVTDGLFVDTIHEVADERGVAADEAYMDAMATGLAMDPTGYDVIVCPNLAGDVLSDLAAGLVGGLGLLPSANVGSERGIFEPVHGCAPDIAGEGVANPAATILSAAMLLDFLDHDDEAAAVRTAVETTLAEGPRTPDLGGEATTDAVADAVVDRLP; this is encoded by the coding sequence ATGAGCGAGACCATCGCGGTCGTCCCCGGCGACGGCATCGGCCACGAAGTCGTGCCCGCCACGCTGCGCGTCCTCGACGCCGTCGCGGACTTCGAGTACGACCACGTCGAGGCGGGCGACGCCGTGGCGGAGCGGACGGGCGAGCCGCTGCCCGAGGAGACGCTCGCGGCCGTGACGAACGCCGACGCGACGCTGTTCGGCGCGACGGGCGAAACCTCGGCGGACGTCATCCTGCCGCTGCGGGACGCGGTGGACTCCTTTGTCAACATCCGCCCGGCGCGGACGTATCCGGGCGTCGACGCGGTGCAACCGGAGACGGACCTCGTCATCCTGCGGGAGAACACGGAGGGCGTCTACGCGGGGATCGAGGATCGTCTGACCGAGGACGTGTCGACGTTGACGCGGCTAATCACGCGGTCGGCGTCCAGACGCCTCGGCGAATTCGCCTGCGAGTACGTCGCGGAGCAGGGGCTAGATGGGTTCACGATCGCCCACAAGAGCAACGTGATGCGCGTGACCGACGGCCTGTTCGTCGATACTATCCACGAGGTGGCCGACGAACGCGGCGTCGCCGCCGACGAGGCGTACATGGACGCCATGGCGACGGGCTTAGCCATGGACCCGACGGGGTACGACGTGATCGTCTGTCCCAATCTGGCGGGCGACGTGCTGTCCGACCTCGCGGCGGGCCTGGTCGGTGGCCTGGGCCTCCTGCCGAGCGCGAACGTCGGCTCCGAGCGGGGCATCTTCGAGCCAGTCCACGGCTGTGCGCCGGACATCGCGGGCGAGGGCGTCGCCAACCCGGCGGCGACGATCCTCTCGGCGGCGATGCTGCTCGACTTCCTCGACCACGACGACGAGGCGGCGGCCGTGCGGACGGCCGTCGAAACGACGCTGGCCGAGGGGCCGCGGACGCCCGACCTCGGCGGGGAGGCGACGACCGACGCGGTCGCGGACGCGGTCGTCGACCGCCTGCCGTAG
- the psmB gene encoding archaeal proteasome endopeptidase complex subunit beta: MRTPTNQDFSRTQDRLDGNDRPVFGPEIGEFTNTDERLAAAGDEDKELKTGTTTVGLSTEHGVVMATDMRASAGRMVSSKDVQKVEQIHPTGALTIAGSVSAAQSLIRSLRSETSLYETRRGKDMSMEALSTLTSNFLRSGAFFIVSPLLGGVDEDGAHVYSLDPLGGMMEEDYAVSGSGSQYALGVLEQEYDEGLTMDEAKSVAAHAIQSAVERDLASGNGINVAVVTDDGVDITKHKEFEALL, from the coding sequence ATGCGTACCCCGACGAATCAGGACTTTTCACGGACGCAAGACCGTCTCGACGGGAACGACCGCCCGGTCTTCGGGCCGGAGATCGGCGAGTTCACGAACACCGACGAGCGCCTCGCCGCAGCGGGCGACGAGGACAAGGAACTGAAAACCGGCACGACGACCGTCGGCCTCTCGACGGAACACGGCGTCGTGATGGCGACGGACATGCGCGCGAGCGCGGGCCGGATGGTCTCCAGCAAGGACGTCCAGAAGGTCGAGCAGATCCATCCGACCGGCGCGCTCACCATCGCCGGATCGGTGTCGGCCGCCCAGTCGCTCATCCGCTCGCTCCGCTCGGAGACGAGCCTCTACGAGACGCGGCGGGGTAAGGACATGAGCATGGAGGCGCTGTCGACGCTCACGAGCAACTTCCTCCGCTCCGGCGCCTTCTTCATCGTCTCGCCGCTCCTCGGCGGCGTCGACGAGGACGGCGCTCACGTCTACAGCCTCGACCCCCTCGGCGGCATGATGGAGGAGGACTACGCCGTCTCCGGGTCGGGCAGCCAGTACGCCCTCGGTGTCCTCGAACAGGAGTACGACGAGGGCCTGACGATGGACGAGGCGAAATCCGTCGCCGCTCACGCCATCCAGAGCGCCGTCGAGCGCGACTTGGCCTCGGGCAACGGTATCAACGTCGCCGTGGTCACCGACGACGGCGTCGACATCACGAAACACAAGGAGTTCGAGGCGCTTCTCTGA
- the ilvB gene encoding biosynthetic-type acetolactate synthase large subunit has translation MSERTTTQPEAEESTDTGDPKRSNTGAAPDSTPTRVTSGATSTVRALENAGIEVMFGVQGGAIMPVYDALWDSDIRHVMMAHEQGAAHAADAFSVVSGEPGVCLATSGPGATNLVTGLADANMDSDAVVALTGQVPQHMVGSDAFQETDTTGITAPITKNNYFASDADTVGDTVGEAVALASSGRPGPTLVDLPKDVTSGETDREPGMPQTPETYTPQNEAAEAAVAEAAHSIEAAERPLLLFGGGVVKADAADVARQFAADYEIPVVTTMPGIGTMPEDHDLCLSWAGMHGTGYANMAINHADLLIAVGTRFDDRLTGGIETFAPSAEVVHVDIDPAEISKNIHADYPLIGDAGRVLEQLDDALTAAPDAEEWREQCQTWKTEYPMDYAAPEDEPLKPQFVVEALDEATSDEAIVTSGVGQHQMWASQYWTFRDPRKWISSHGLGTMGYGLPAAIGARLAADSEEEVVCIDGDGSFLMTVEELSVAVRENLDITVAILNNEYIGMVRQWQDAFFEGRHMAAGYSWIPEFDKLAEAFGARGWRVDDYDEVADVIEEALDYDGPSVIDFHIDPAENVYPMVPSGGANDKFALSEEQL, from the coding sequence ATGAGCGAACGAACGACCACACAACCCGAGGCGGAAGAATCGACCGACACCGGCGATCCGAAACGCTCGAACACGGGCGCCGCGCCGGACTCGACGCCGACGCGAGTGACTTCCGGCGCTACCTCGACGGTGCGCGCCCTCGAGAACGCCGGCATCGAGGTGATGTTCGGCGTGCAGGGCGGAGCGATCATGCCGGTGTACGACGCCCTCTGGGACTCCGACATCCGGCACGTGATGATGGCCCACGAACAGGGCGCGGCCCACGCCGCCGACGCGTTCAGCGTGGTGTCCGGGGAGCCGGGCGTCTGTCTGGCCACGTCGGGCCCCGGCGCGACCAACCTGGTGACGGGGCTTGCCGACGCGAACATGGACTCCGACGCCGTGGTGGCGCTGACCGGGCAGGTGCCCCAGCACATGGTCGGGAGCGACGCCTTCCAGGAGACGGACACGACGGGCATCACCGCACCGATCACGAAGAACAACTACTTCGCGAGCGACGCGGACACGGTGGGCGACACCGTCGGCGAGGCGGTGGCGCTCGCGTCGTCCGGCCGCCCGGGACCGACGCTGGTCGACCTCCCCAAGGACGTGACGAGCGGCGAGACGGACCGTGAACCGGGGATGCCCCAGACGCCGGAGACGTACACGCCACAGAACGAGGCGGCCGAGGCGGCCGTCGCGGAGGCGGCTCACAGTATCGAGGCGGCCGAGCGACCGCTCCTCCTGTTCGGCGGCGGCGTGGTGAAAGCCGACGCGGCCGACGTGGCTCGGCAGTTCGCCGCCGACTACGAGATTCCGGTCGTGACGACGATGCCCGGCATCGGCACGATGCCGGAGGATCACGACCTCTGTCTGTCGTGGGCGGGTATGCACGGCACCGGCTACGCCAACATGGCGATCAACCACGCGGACCTGTTGATCGCCGTGGGCACCCGCTTCGACGACCGCCTGACGGGCGGCATCGAGACGTTCGCGCCGAGCGCGGAGGTCGTCCACGTCGACATCGACCCCGCGGAGATCAGCAAGAACATCCACGCCGACTACCCGCTGATCGGCGACGCGGGGCGCGTCCTCGAACAGCTCGACGACGCGCTGACCGCCGCGCCCGACGCGGAGGAGTGGCGCGAGCAGTGTCAGACGTGGAAGACGGAGTACCCGATGGACTACGCGGCGCCGGAGGACGAGCCGCTCAAACCGCAGTTCGTCGTCGAGGCGCTCGACGAGGCCACGAGCGACGAGGCCATCGTCACCTCGGGCGTCGGCCAACACCAGATGTGGGCGTCCCAGTACTGGACGTTCCGCGATCCGCGGAAGTGGATCTCCTCGCACGGCCTCGGGACGATGGGTTACGGCCTGCCCGCGGCCATCGGGGCGCGGCTGGCGGCCGACAGCGAGGAAGAGGTCGTCTGCATCGACGGCGACGGCTCCTTCCTGATGACCGTCGAGGAACTGTCGGTCGCCGTGCGCGAGAACCTCGACATCACCGTCGCCATCCTGAACAACGAGTACATCGGGATGGTGCGCCAGTGGCAGGACGCCTTCTTCGAAGGCCGTCATATGGCCGCCGGCTACAGCTGGATTCCGGAGTTCGACAAGCTCGCGGAGGCCTTCGGCGCCCGCGGCTGGCGCGTCGACGACTACGACGAGGTGGCCGACGTCATCGAGGAGGCGCTCGACTACGACGGTCCATCCGTGATCGACTTCCACATCGACCCCGCGGAGAACGTCTACCCGATGGTGCCAAGCGGCGGCGCGAACGACAAGTTCGCCCTCTCGGAGGAGCAGCTATGA
- a CDS encoding 3-isopropylmalate dehydratase small subunit, which produces MSSEGPKGPRDDGAGVEEMKVRRVAGTGVPVRGDDIDTDQIIPARFLKTTTWEGMDQYAFYDARRDDDGDRNDHPFNEYKGANVLVVNDNFGCGSSREHAPRALARWGVEAIVGESFAEIFADNCKSLGIPAATTDPETVDELQSFVEEHPEAGIELDVVDETVTYDGNTVGVDIDEAMHGALVQGIWDTVALLRSNMDTIDETATNLPYVDSRSR; this is translated from the coding sequence ATGAGCAGCGAGGGGCCGAAGGGCCCTCGGGACGACGGCGCCGGCGTCGAGGAGATGAAAGTCCGGCGCGTCGCCGGCACCGGCGTCCCCGTCCGCGGCGACGACATCGACACTGACCAGATCATCCCCGCTCGCTTCCTCAAGACGACGACGTGGGAGGGGATGGACCAGTACGCCTTCTACGACGCGCGTCGCGACGACGACGGCGACCGCAACGACCACCCCTTCAACGAGTACAAGGGCGCGAACGTCCTCGTCGTCAACGACAATTTCGGCTGTGGCTCCTCCCGGGAGCACGCACCGCGGGCGCTCGCCCGCTGGGGCGTCGAGGCCATCGTCGGCGAGTCGTTCGCGGAGATCTTCGCGGACAACTGCAAGTCGTTGGGCATCCCGGCGGCGACGACGGACCCGGAGACGGTCGACGAGCTGCAGTCGTTCGTCGAGGAGCATCCCGAGGCGGGGATCGAACTCGACGTGGTCGACGAGACGGTCACCTACGACGGCAACACGGTCGGCGTCGACATCGACGAGGCGATGCACGGGGCCTTGGTCCAGGGCATCTGGGACACGGTTGCCCTGCTTCGGTCGAACATGGACACCATCGACGAGACGGCGACGAACCTGCCGTACGTCGACTCGCGGTCGCGATGA
- the leuC gene encoding 3-isopropylmalate dehydratase large subunit, whose translation MSERTLYDKVWDRHRVADLPNGQDQLFIGLHLIHEVTSPQPFSELRERGIEVPYPERNVATVDHIVPTRPEGRERPLADESAEGMLTALERNTSETGIQFYGLDSEKQGITHVVAPELGLTQPGMTVVCGDSHTATHGAFGSIAFGIGTSQVRDVLASQCVAADKADVRRIEVDGRLGDGVHSKDLVLQIIAELGVDGGVGYVYEYGGEAVHDLSMEERLAVCNMSIEGGARAGYINPDETTYEFLRGREFAPQGDAFEERKAYWESIASDDDAEYDDVVHLDADDLEPMVTWGTNPGQAVGIREPVPAPDDLPEGEREAARVAQNHTGVTPGEPMAGYPVDVAFLGTCTNGRASDFREAAAVLEGREVHPSVRALAVPGSGTVKSTLEAEGVADIFREAGFEWREAGCSMCLAMNDDSLSGDERCASSSNRNYVGRQGSKDGRTVLMSPAMVAAAAVEGEVTDVRELEVDA comes from the coding sequence ATGAGTGAGCGCACGCTCTACGACAAGGTGTGGGACCGCCACAGGGTGGCCGACCTGCCGAACGGGCAGGACCAGTTGTTCATCGGCCTCCACCTGATCCACGAGGTGACGAGTCCGCAGCCGTTCTCGGAACTCCGGGAACGGGGCATCGAGGTGCCCTACCCGGAGCGCAACGTCGCCACGGTGGATCACATCGTGCCGACGCGCCCCGAGGGTCGCGAGCGCCCGCTGGCCGACGAGTCCGCGGAGGGGATGCTCACGGCGCTGGAGCGCAACACGTCGGAGACGGGCATCCAGTTCTACGGACTGGATTCGGAGAAGCAGGGCATCACGCACGTCGTCGCGCCCGAGTTGGGGCTGACCCAGCCCGGGATGACGGTCGTCTGTGGCGACTCCCACACCGCGACCCACGGCGCCTTCGGATCCATCGCCTTCGGCATCGGCACGAGCCAGGTGCGGGACGTGCTGGCATCGCAGTGTGTCGCCGCGGACAAGGCCGACGTGCGGCGGATCGAGGTCGACGGTCGGCTCGGCGACGGGGTCCACTCGAAGGACCTCGTCCTGCAGATCATCGCCGAACTCGGCGTCGACGGCGGCGTCGGCTACGTCTACGAGTACGGCGGCGAGGCGGTCCACGATCTCTCGATGGAGGAACGGCTCGCGGTCTGCAATATGTCAATCGAGGGTGGCGCCCGCGCGGGCTATATCAACCCCGACGAGACCACCTACGAGTTCCTGCGCGGCCGCGAGTTCGCCCCCCAAGGCGACGCCTTCGAGGAACGCAAGGCGTACTGGGAGTCCATCGCGAGCGACGACGACGCCGAGTACGACGACGTGGTGCATCTGGACGCCGACGACTTGGAGCCGATGGTCACCTGGGGGACGAACCCCGGACAGGCCGTCGGCATACGCGAGCCGGTCCCGGCGCCCGACGACCTGCCCGAGGGCGAACGCGAGGCCGCTCGCGTCGCCCAGAACCACACGGGCGTCACGCCCGGCGAGCCGATGGCGGGCTACCCCGTCGACGTGGCCTTCCTCGGCACCTGTACGAACGGCCGCGCCAGCGACTTCCGCGAGGCTGCCGCCGTGCTGGAGGGTCGAGAGGTCCACCCGAGCGTGCGCGCGCTCGCGGTGCCCGGCTCTGGGACGGTGAAGTCGACGCTCGAAGCGGAGGGCGTCGCCGACATCTTCCGCGAGGCGGGCTTCGAGTGGCGCGAGGCGGGCTGTTCGATGTGTCTGGCGATGAACGACGACTCGCTTTCGGGTGACGAGCGGTGTGCCTCCTCCTCGAACCGCAACTACGTGGGCCGACAGGGGAGCAAGGACGGCCGGACCGTGCTGATGAGTCCGGCGATGGTCGCCGCCGCGGCGGTCGAGGGCGAAGTCACCGACGTGCGGGAGCTGGAGGTGGACGCATGA
- a CDS encoding DUF7557 family protein, which translates to MPQVHPDDETAERLDGLRQADEEYDETVTELIDIYEAEELTSFRTGDEI; encoded by the coding sequence ATGCCCCAGGTTCACCCCGACGACGAGACGGCCGAACGGCTCGACGGACTGCGACAGGCGGACGAGGAGTACGACGAGACCGTCACCGAGCTCATCGACATCTACGAGGCGGAGGAGCTGACGTCGTTCCGGACCGGCGACGAGATTTAA
- the ilvN gene encoding acetolactate synthase small subunit → MSGGLEGPAPDERSTPAGRRNSQGIRIDPEVEAEPEARRAVLSALVKHEPGVLANISGLFRRRQFNIESLTVGPTTDPDRARITLEIEEPEPGIEQAKKQLQKLVPVIAVTELEPEAIRRELALIKVDGSAPDQVGAVAEMYDGKTVDVSQKSVTVEITGSEQKIDAAVETFGRFGIHEIVRTGTAALERGTRKTT, encoded by the coding sequence ATGAGCGGCGGACTGGAGGGCCCCGCACCGGACGAGCGCTCGACCCCCGCGGGGCGGCGCAACTCGCAGGGTATCCGCATCGACCCCGAAGTCGAGGCGGAGCCGGAGGCCCGGCGGGCCGTCCTCTCGGCGCTCGTGAAACACGAGCCCGGCGTGCTGGCGAACATCTCCGGCCTCTTCCGGCGTCGGCAGTTCAACATCGAAAGCCTCACGGTGGGTCCGACCACCGATCCGGATCGAGCGCGGATCACGCTCGAAATCGAGGAGCCCGAACCGGGCATCGAACAGGCGAAAAAACAGCTCCAGAAGCTCGTCCCGGTCATCGCGGTGACCGAACTCGAACCCGAGGCCATTCGGCGCGAACTCGCCTTGATCAAGGTGGACGGGAGCGCCCCCGACCAGGTCGGGGCCGTGGCGGAGATGTACGACGGCAAGACCGTCGACGTCTCCCAGAAGTCGGTCACCGTCGAGATCACGGGCAGCGAGCAGAAAATCGACGCGGCGGTCGAGACGTTCGGCCGGTTCGGCATCCACGAGATCGTCCGCACCGGTACGGCGGCGCTCGAACGCGGCACACGCAAGACGACATAA
- a CDS encoding DUF5799 family protein → MSDWTDRIVGDRMAVDREFNDRVRESEFSNQEWGLIMTAVEFDIERAGDPERARVVADTERLPQMLPELEKVQQGMPGGADGGQRADSGTGVLDAIRGALGMDDDDGEERLDAAERLVDEYADALQARLEERGKWEDVREAYAES, encoded by the coding sequence ATGTCTGACTGGACCGACCGGATCGTCGGCGACCGCATGGCCGTCGACCGGGAGTTCAACGACCGGGTCCGCGAGTCGGAGTTCTCGAATCAAGAGTGGGGGTTGATCATGACCGCCGTCGAGTTCGACATCGAACGCGCCGGCGACCCGGAGCGGGCGCGGGTCGTCGCCGACACCGAGCGCCTCCCACAGATGCTCCCGGAGCTGGAGAAGGTGCAACAGGGGATGCCCGGCGGGGCGGACGGGGGGCAACGGGCTGACAGCGGCACCGGCGTCCTCGACGCCATCCGCGGCGCTCTGGGGATGGACGACGACGACGGCGAGGAACGCCTCGACGCCGCCGAACGACTCGTCGACGAGTACGCCGACGCGCTGCAGGCGCGGCTAGAGGAGAGGGGGAAGTGGGAAGACGTTCGCGAGGCGTACGCCGAAAGTTAA
- the ilvC gene encoding ketol-acid reductoisomerase, protein MTDEFTVPVYYDDDADSDAIAGKTVAVLGYGSQGHAHAQNLDDSGIDVIVGLRKDSDSWAQAENDGLRVATPDDAAAEADIVSMLVPDTVQPAVFEAISDGLEEGDTLQFAHGFNIHYNQIHPPEGVDVTMIAPKTPGHLLRRNYVEDTGTPALLAVYQNETGGAKAEALAYAQAIGCTRAGVVETTFREEVETDLFGEQAVLCGGITSLIKKGYETLVDAGYSPEMAYFECLNEMKLIVDLMYEGGMAEMWNSVSDTAEYGGLAVGPEIVGEGVRENMDEALEAVQNGEFAREWIAENQAGRPSYTQLHAADRNHDIEEVGSRLRALFSWADEEPTEEAEAPADD, encoded by the coding sequence ATGACAGACGAATTCACCGTTCCGGTATACTACGACGACGACGCTGACAGTGACGCAATCGCCGGTAAGACCGTAGCCGTCCTCGGCTACGGCAGCCAGGGCCACGCTCACGCCCAGAACCTCGACGACAGCGGGATCGACGTGATCGTCGGGCTCCGGAAGGACTCGGACTCGTGGGCCCAAGCCGAGAACGACGGTCTGCGGGTCGCGACGCCCGACGACGCCGCCGCGGAGGCGGACATCGTCTCGATGCTCGTCCCCGACACCGTCCAGCCGGCGGTGTTCGAAGCCATCAGCGACGGGCTGGAGGAGGGCGACACTCTCCAGTTCGCCCACGGCTTCAACATCCACTACAACCAGATCCACCCCCCGGAGGGCGTCGACGTGACGATGATCGCCCCCAAGACGCCGGGGCACCTCCTCCGGCGCAACTACGTCGAGGATACGGGCACGCCGGCGCTGCTTGCGGTCTACCAGAACGAGACGGGCGGGGCCAAGGCGGAGGCGCTGGCGTACGCTCAGGCGATCGGCTGTACCCGCGCGGGCGTCGTCGAGACGACGTTCCGGGAGGAGGTCGAGACGGACCTCTTCGGCGAGCAAGCGGTCCTCTGTGGCGGCATCACGTCGCTGATCAAGAAGGGCTACGAGACGCTGGTCGACGCGGGCTACAGCCCGGAGATGGCCTACTTCGAGTGTCTCAACGAGATGAAGCTGATCGTCGACCTGATGTACGAGGGTGGGATGGCCGAGATGTGGAACTCGGTTTCCGACACCGCCGAGTACGGCGGCCTCGCGGTGGGGCCGGAGATCGTCGGCGAGGGCGTTCGCGAGAACATGGACGAGGCGCTCGAGGCCGTCCAGAACGGCGAGTTCGCACGCGAGTGGATCGCCGAGAATCAGGCGGGGCGACCCTCCTACACGCAGCTTCACGCGGCCGACCGGAACCACGACATCGAGGAGGTCGGGTCCCGACTGCGTGCGCTGTTCTCTTGGGCCGACGAGGAGCCCACGGAGGAGGCAGAGGCCCCGGCCGATGACTGA